DNA from Thioalbus denitrificans:
AATTCGCGCGCACCGGCATCGACGCCGCCGCACTGTCCGAACGGCTGCAGCGGGAGGGCGCCCGGGCCTTCGTGAAATCCTGGAACGCCCTGCTGGCCCTGCTTGGGGAGAGGGCGCCGACGTGATCGGGACGCCGGGCTCGCGCTGAGGGTGGCTGCGTCCGGAACCGGGGATCGCCGCCGGCGCCGCCCCGGGCCCGGGCCTGGTGACGTTGCCCCATGACCGGGCACGGTCCGGTCCCGACGCAATCCACGTTCGATCCCGGAAGTGTCCCTTACTCGCCCTTGCCGGTGAAGCGGACGATGCGGCGGCGGTCCTTCTTGCTCGGGCGGTGTGCCGGTGCCGGCGCCGAGGCCGCCAGGAAGCGGCGCTGCTCGGCCAGCGCCTCGCGGGCGGCGATGCTCTCCGGGGTCTCCTCGTAGAGCTGCCGGGCGCGGCTGGCCGGGCCGCGGCGCTCGTCCAGCCCGCGCACCACCAGCGTCCGCCGGCAGGGGTCCTGGGTCACCTCGATGGTGGCGCCCTCCTGCACCAGCCGGCCCGGCTTGCTGCGCTCGCCGTTGTAGTGGACCTTGCCGCCCTCGATGGCTTCCTGGGCCAGGGCCCGGGTCTTGAAGAAGCGGGCCGCCCACAGCCACTTGTCCAGGCGCACCCTCTCCGGCGCCGGGCCGGCGGGGGCATGGTCGTGTTTCCTCTGGTGGATCTTCTGGCGGGGCATGGTTTCGTGAATGCGTGAATGCGTGAATGCGTGAATGCGACGTGGTGGTGGGGCTTTCCCGCCCCGGCGTTCGTTCTCCAGGCGGGTTTCGATCGGCCCCGCTACTCCTGGACCTTGCCGTAGAGGCGGGCGTAGAGGCCGTCGGCGCGGATGAGCTCGTCGTGGTGGCCCTCCTCGATGATGTGTCCGGCGTCGAAGACATAGACCCGGTCGGCCTGCCTCACCGCGCTCAGGCGGTGGGCGATGATGAGGGTGGTGCGCCCGGCCAGGTACTCCCGCAGGGCCGCATGCAGACGCGTTTCGGTCTCGGTGTCGAGCGCCGAGGTGGCCTCGTCCAGGATCACCACCTTCGGATCGGTGAGCACCATCCGCGCCACCGCCAGGCGCTGGCGCTGGCCGCCGGAGAGGCGCACGCCCTGGCGCCCCACCTGGGTGTCGAGCCCGGCCGGCAGCCGCTCCACGAGCGCCCTGAGCTGCGCCACCTCCAGCGCCCGCCACAGGGCGGCGTCGGACGCCTCGCGCCCGAGGGTGAGGTTCATGCGCACCGTGTCGTTGAAGATGGCCGGGTGCTGCAGGACCGTGGCCACGTTCTCGCGCACCACCTCCAGCCCGATCTCGGTCACCGGCACGCCGTCGAAGCAGACCCGCCCGGCGGTGGGGGTGTAGAGCCCCAGCAGCACCTGCACCAGGGTGGTCTTGCCGCCACCGCTGGCGCCCACCAGCGCCACCTTCTCGCCCGGGGCGATGGCGAGCGTGACGCCGTCCAGCACCGGCGGGCCGTCGCCGTAGGCGAAGCTGACGTTCTCCAGCCGCACCGCGGTGGTGAGCTTGCCGCTGAAGGGGTCGCGCAGGTGGGGATAGTGGGGCTCCTCGTGGAGGTCGAACAGGCGGTTGATGCGCCCCAGGGCCCCGGAAGCGGCGCTGTGGGCGTACTGGATGCCGAGCACCTCCTGCACCGGCCCCATCATGAACCAGAGGTAGCCGAACACCGCCATCATCTCGCCCACGCTGAGGCCCGAGAACAGCACCATCAGCATCGACAGCGCCCGGAACACGTCGAAGCCGAACAGGAACACCACGAAGGAGAGGCGGGTCGCCGCCTCGCTCTTCCAGGTGTAGGCCGCCGCGCGGTCGCGGATGGCGCGGGCGCGGCGGTCCACCAGCCCCAGGTAGTAGCGCTCCCGGTTGGCCGCGCGCACCTGCTGGATGGCGTCGAGGGTCTCGGTGAGGCACTCCTGGAACAGCTCGAAGGCGCTGTTCTCGCGCTTCTTGAGCTGCTTCACCCGCCGGCCCATGAGGGTGGTCAGGTAGATCACCAGCGGGTTCAGGAACAGGATGAACAGCGCCAGCTGCCAGTGCATCCACAGCAGGATGGCGGCGGTGCCGGTCAGGGTCAGGACCGCCACCAGGAACTTGCTCAGGCCGGTGCCGAGAAACTGGTCGATGGCCTCCACGTCGGTGACGAAGTGGGAGGCGACGGTGCCGCTGCCGAGGATCTCGTACTCCGCCATGGAGACCCGCTGGAGTCGGCCGAGCAGGTCGCGGCGGATGCGGTAGGTGATGTCCTTGGCCATCACCGCGAACTGGCGCATCTGCCACACGCCCAGCCCCAGGGCGGCGACGCGCAGGACCAGCGTGAGGGCGAGGACGGCGCCGATATAGAGCAGCGGTCCGTGCCAGGCGGCGGGAAAGAGACGGTCCATGAACGCCACCGCCGCCCCCGGTTTTCCCAGCAGGACCTCGTCCACCAGCAGCGGCATCAGCAGCGGGATGGGAACGCTCGCCAGGGTGCCGAGAACGGCGATGAGGTTGGCCAGTATCAGCTCGCGCCGGTGGGACAGCACCAGCTCGCGGATCCGCGCCCACGAATAGGGCGTTCCCTCCGTCGCGGCCGGTACGGGCGGCGGGGCGGGGAAGGGGCGGATGTCGGCGCGGGTGGTCTCCAAGGTTTCGTTCCGGCTGCGGTGGGCGTGTGGGCCCATTCTACCCCCGTCGGTTCCCCGTTGCCGTCCTGGCGGCTTCACGCCCGCGCCCGGCCGGCGGCGGCCGGGGCTTGGCAGCGGCGGCGGGATGTGTCAGCGTGGGCGGAAGAGGAACGGGAGCGCCGATGAACCGGAAACAGACCAGAACCAGCCCGCTGGTGCCGGCCGGGGAGATGACCGCGGAGAACAAGTGCGGCTTCTGCCACGGCAGCAAGTGCTGCACCTACATCACCCAGCACATGGAGACGCCGCGCTCGAAGAAGGACTTCGAGTTCCTGCTCTGGCAGATCTCCCACCGGGGCGTGCAGGCCTACAAGGACGAGGACGGCTGGTACCTGCTCATCAACACCCCCTGCACCCACCTGGAGCCGGACGGGCGCTGCGGCATCTACGCCAGCCGTCCGCAGATCTGCCGCGACTACTCCAACGATTTCTGCGAGTACGACGCGCCGGCGGAGGAGGGGTTCGAGCTCTTCTTCGACGGCTACGAGGCGCTGCTCGCCTACTGCCGCAAACGCTTCAGGCGCTGGGGGGCATGATGTCGCGGAAGCTGGTGATGGCGTCGAACTCGGTGATCTCCCGCAGGGGCTGGCGCGAGTCCGGGCGCCGCACCGCCAGCAGCTGGCCGATGCCGTAGCGGCGCGCCGAGCGCAGTACCGCCAGGCTGTCGTCCACCAGTATCGTGCTCCCGGGTTCGAAGGGCTCCACCGTCTGCAGGTGGGGCCAGAAGTCGGGATTCTCCTTCGGCACGCCGAAATCGTGGGCGCAGACGATGCGATCGAAATCCTCCCCCAGGCGGGTGCGCTCCATCTTCAGGGTCAGGCTCTTGGTATGGGCGTTGGTCACCAGCACCGTCCGGCGTCCACCGGCGCGCACCGCGCGCAGGAAGCTCTCCACGTGGGGGTGGACCTGGATCAGGTGCTCCACCTCCTGCTTCAGCACCGCCACGTCCATGCCCAGCTCCCGGGTCCAGTAGTCCAGGCAGTACCAGTCCATGGTGCCCTCCACCTGGCGGTAGCGGGCCAGCAGCGTCTCCCGCGCCTCCTCCAGGGAGAGGCCGGTGTGCTCGGCGTAGCGCCGGGGCATGTGCTCGAGGAAGAAGTGGTTGTCGAAGTGCAGGTCGAGCAGCGTGCCGTCCATGTCCAGGAGCACGGTGCGGATGGGGTTCCAGTCGATCATGGCGGCTACGGTAACCCGCCCGTGGCGACCGGGCAAGGGTGGTAAAAGGTTTCTGAATAGACAGGATTTACAGGATTGAGACAGGTAAGAGGCCAGCCTTGGGAACGGGTGTGCCGATGCCCGAATCTTCAGCACACCCTTTGAGCAGGCCCACCAATTAATCCCGTCAATCCTGTGAATCCTGTCCATTTCAATATCTTTACCCACCGCGGGCCGGGTCGCGCGCGGCGGTATCCTCCGCCGCCCCGGCCGGGGTAAGATCGCCGCCTCTGGTTGTCACACGAGAGCGGTCCGGGGCGACCGGCCGCCAGCGAGGAGCGGATGCGCGACAAGCCGCAGATACTCGGATCCCGCATCGTGGCCCGCAGCCGGCTGTTCCAGGTCGAGGAGCTCGACCTCCGTTTCGCCAACGGGACGGAGGTGAGCTACGAGCGGCTCCGGGGCGCCGGCCGGGGTTCGGTGCTGGTGGTACCCATGCTGGATGCGGACAATCTCCTGCTGGTGCGGGAGTACGCCGCCGGCGTGCACCGCTACGAGCTGGGCTTCCCCAAGGGGCTGGTGGAGCCGGGCGAGTCCCCGCTCGAAGCCGCCAACCGCGAAATGATGGAGGAGGTGGGCTACGGTTCCCGGGCCCTGGAGTACCTCACTTCGTTCACCGTTGCACCGGGTTACCTCGAATTCAGCACCGACGTGGTGCTGGCCCGGGAGCTGTATGAGCAGCGCTGCCCGGGCGACGAGCCCGAGACCATCGAGGTGGTGCCCTGGCGCCTCAGCCAGGCCGCCGAGCTGCTCATGCGCGAGGATTTCACCGAGGCCCGCAGCATCGCGGCCCTCCTGCTGGTCAAGGAGAAACTCAATCATGGCGGCTGAAGACCGCACCTCCCCCGACAACTGTGCCGAGCTGCTCGATTCCGTGGTCTCGCTCGCCCGTGACGCGGGGGCCCGCATCCTCGCCGTCTACAACCGCGGCGGGGAGCTCGACGTGCAGCAGAAGGACGACCGCTCCCCCCTCACCGAGGCGGACATGGCCGCCCATCACGCCATCGTGGCCGGTCTCGGCCTGCTGACGCCGGAGCTGCCCGTGCTCTCCGAGGAGTCCGCCGCGATCCCGTTCGCCGAGCGTGCGGCCTGGAGCCGCTACTGGCTGGTGGACCCGCTGGACGGCACCAAGGAGTTCATCAAGCGCAACGGGGAGTTCACCGTGAATATCGCCCTGATCGACGGCCACCGGTCGGTTCTCGGGGTGGTCTACACGCCGGTCAGCGGCCTGACCTACTACGCCTGCCGTGGCCAGGGCGCGTTCAAGATCGAGGGCGGCGGCGAACCGGTGCCCATCCATGCCCGGCCCCGCCGCGGCGGGACGCCGGTGGTGGTCGGCAGCCGTTCCCATCCCAGCGAGGCGTTCCAGCACTTCCTGCGGGCCATCGGCGAGCACGAGGTGATCTCCATGGGCAGCTCGCTCAAGTCCTGCCTCGTGGCCGAGGGCAGGGCCGATATCTATCCGCGGCTGGGGCTGACCTCCGAGTGGGACACCGCCGCGGCCCAGTGCGTGGTGGAGGAGGCCGGCGGCGCCCTGGTGGACACCGGGATGCGGCCGTTGCGCTACAACACCAAGGAGTCCCTGCTGAACCCCCACTTCCTGGTGGTGGGCGACCCGGACTATCCCTGGCGGAAGTTTCTCCCGGCGGCCTGATCCGGCAGCGTGGAACATCGCCACCGTCCCGGGGTCAGAGCAGGAGTGGCGCCTGTGGCGCCGCCGCCATGACCGACACAACGGAGGATTTGCGATGTACGGATTCTATGTGACGCTCCCGGGCCCCCTGGAGGCCGTGCAGGGCCGCGTGGTGGAGGCGCTCAAGGAGGAGGGTTTCGGGGTGCTCACCGAGATCGATGTCCAGGCCACCCTGAAGGCCAAGCTCGGCGTCGAGCGCCGCCCCTACCGGATTCTCGGCGCCTGCAACCCGGCACTGGCCAACCGGGCGCTGGAGGCGGATCCCGACATCGGCCTGCTGCTGCCCTGCAACGTGGTGGTCCAGGAACAGGAGGACGGCCAGGTAAGGGTCGGCTTCATGGACCCGGCGGCGGTGCTCAACCTGGTGGAGCAGCCGGGCGTGGACGAGCTGGCCGGCGAAGTGCGCGGCCGACTGGAGCGGGTCCGCGACCGGCTCGGCGCCTGATCCCGGCGGCCATACAAACGACAACGATGGAGGAGGGTGGCGGATGAACGGCAGAAAGACACTGGCGGGGCTGCTGACAGCCCTGCTGCTGGGCGGGCCGGGCCTTGCGGCCGCGGCCGATGTGCTGGTCTACAAGAGCCCCACCTGCGGCTGCTGCGGCGCCTGGGTGGAGCACATGCGCGCCAACGGCTTCAACGTGGTCACCCGCAACGTGGAGGACCTCGCGCCCCTGAAGCAGCGCCTCGGCGTGAGTCCCCAGGTGGCCAGCTGCCATACCGCGGTGGTGGACGGCTACGTGGTGGAGGGGCACGTTCCCGCCGACGTGGTGGAGAAGCTTCTCAGCGAGCGCCCCGCCGTGACCGGCATCGCGGCCCCCGGCATGCCCGTCGGCTCCCCGGGCATGGAAGTCCCCGGCCAGCCGGCCCGGCCCTACACCGTGGTCAGCTTCGACGACCAGGGCCGCGTGCGGGAATACGCCCGCCGCTGAGCCCTGCTGGTCGCAGTATGGATGTTCACCACGAAGGCACGAAGGACACGAAGAAAAAGCTAAAGGCAATCTACCGCAGATTACGTTGATTTACGTTTAAATCAATATTTGGTGACGTCACCGGGGGAGCCGGGCTGACGTGATTCGGCCGGCTTCTGGCAAGCCCGATCGGACACGCTGCGCGCCCCAGTCGCGTACACATCCGGATAACACACAAAAAATCTGCGTAAATCAACGTAATCTGCGGTAAAAAAATCTTTTCTTCGTGTCCTTCGTGCCTTCGTGGTGAAAGCTTTTCCACCGGCCGGCAGCGACGCCTGCCCTCAGGCGGCGGGGCGGGGGAGGGTGAGGCGCGCCTCGAGGCCGCCGCCGGGGCGGTTGCGGAGGGTGAGTTCGCCGCCGTGGGCGCGGGCGATGTTGCGGGCGATGCCCAGGCCGAGGCCGCTGCCGCCGGTGCTGCGGCTGCGCGAGCCCTCCAGGCGGTAGAAGGGGTCGAAGACCCGTTCCAGCTCCGCCTCCGGGATGCCGGGTCCACGGTCCAGCACGCGGATGGAGAGCTCCGGTCCCGCCTCCTCCAGCTCCACCTCCACCGCGTCGCCGTACTTGCGGCCGTTCTCCAGCAGGTTGCCCAGGCAGCGTTTGAGCGCCAGCGGTCGTCCCGGGTAGGGGGCGGCGGCGCTGCCGCGCACCGCCACCGTGGCGCCGGCCGCCTCGGCGTCCGCCTGCAGGGTCTCCACCAGGGCATTGATGTCCACCGGCCGGGTCGCCTCGGCGGTGTCGGTGCCGCGCATGAAATCGAGCGTGTCGCGGACCATGGCCTCCATCTCGTCCAGGTCGCCGCGGTACTTCTCCTGCAGCGCCTCGTCGGCGAGCAGCTCGGTGCGCAGGCGCAGGCGGGTGATGGGGGTCTTGAGATCGTGGGAGACGGCGGCCAGGACCCGGGACCGGTCGCCGATGAAGCGCACCAGCCGCTGCTGCATGCGGTTGAAGGCACGGGCGGCCCGGGCCACCTCGGCGGGACCGTCCTCGGGCAGCGGCTGGCGCTGCATGTCCCGCCCCAGCTCGTCGGCGGCCGTGGCCAGGGTGGTCAGCGGGCGGGTCAGCCAGCGTACTGCCAGCAGCGCCGTGAGGACAGTGGCGCCCAGCAGGATGGCCAGGCTCGCCAGCAGCTTCCATGGCCAGGTGAAGATCTCCTCGGGCAGACGGTGATCGAAGGTCACCCAGGTGCCGTCGCCCAGCTGCACCTGGGCCAGGAAGGCGGCCCGCCCCGGCGGCGCCAGCCCCGCGGCGGTCATGTGCCGGTACATCATCCCCCCCATTCCCCGGCCGGGGCCCCAGCCCGGGCGGCCGGGCGGGAGGGCGGCCAGGGCGGGCTCGCCCACGGCGACCCGCAGCGGGCGCCCCTCCAGCAGGCGGCCCAGCACGCCCGAGAGAAACACGCCGCGGCTGTCGCCGGCCTCCGCGCCCGCCGGGGGCCAGGCGACCGGTGCCAGGGTCAGGCGCAGGGGCGCAACATCCAGGGCCTGCACCGCGCGCCGGCGCTCATCCGGGCCCATGGGATCGAGCAGCCGGACGATGCCGGCGATGCGCTGGGCCGAGGCCAGGCCGGTGGCCTGGTAGAGCACCGTGCCCCGGTCGGCGAGCAGCACCGCGGCGCTGAGCAGCTGGGCGAGCAGCAGCACGCCCGCGATGAGCAGGATCAGGCGGCCGGACAGGGAGCGGGGCAGCAGCGGGGTCATCTCAGTGCTCCGGGTGGACCTCGGCGGCGAGGATATAGCCCTCGCCGCGCACGGTCTTGATCAGCTCCGGCTCCCTGGCGTCCTCGCCCAGGCGCCGCCGCAGCCGGCTGACCTGCACATCGATGCTGCGGTCGAAGGGGTCCCAGTCCCGGCCCTGGCAGAGGTCCAGGATCTGGTCGCGGCTGAGCACCCGCCGGGGGTGCTCGAGGAACACCGTCAGCAGCCGGTACTCGCCGCCGCTGAGCGGCACCACCACGCCCGCCGGGGAGACCAGCTGGCGGCCGGTCACATCCAGGGTCCAGTCGGCGAAGCGCACCCGGCGGGTGTCGGCGGGGAAGCCTTCCATCCGGGCGGCGCGCGCCCGGCGCAGGACGCCCTTGATGCGTGCCAGCAACTCGCGTGGATTGAAGGGCTTCGGCAGGTAGTCGTCGGCCCCCATCTCCAGGCCGATGATGCGATCCATGTCCTCGCCGCGGGCGGTGAGCATGATGATGGGCACCTCGGAGCGGGCCCGCAGGTTGCGGCACAGCACCAGCCCGTCGTCACCCGGCAGCATGATGTCCAGGATCACCAGGTCCACCCGGCTCTGCTCCAGCAGCGGCCACATGGCGCGGCCGTCGGCGGCGGTCGCCACGCGGTAACCGTTGCGGCCCAGGTAGTCCGCCAGCAGGCTGCGGATCTCCGGGTCGTCGTCCACCACCAGGATCTGTTCGCTGCGTTCCATGGGTGCATTGAAACCCGTTCACGGCCGTTTGCAAAGGTGCATCGGGTAACGGCGCGTAACGGGAGCGGCTCCGGTTACATTGGGTTACAAAAAGCCGGGTCCGGGACATCCGCGGGTTACACGCAAGTGGTCTCCTGTACTCAGTGGAAGGCGGAGTGCCTTCGACAACCACGAGGAGAGCCACCATGAAACGCACCACCAAGTACGCCGCCGTCGCCGCGGCACTGGGCATCGGCCTCGCGGCCGCCACCGCCCTCCAGGCCCAGGGACCGGGTTATGGCTATGGACCCTGCGGCGCCGGCCAGGCCTGGGGCCAGGGCACCGGCCAGCAGGCGCCGGCCGGACCCGGTTATGGACCGTGCTGGAACCAGCAGGGCATGGGGCCCGGCATGATGGGTCCCGGCTACGGCCGCGGCCCGGGCATGATGGGTCCCGGCTACGGGGGACGCGGCATGCGCGGCCCCGGCATGATGGGTCCCGGCTATGGCCGCGGCATGACCGGCTCCCGCGGCGGGATGGGCGCCATGGGCCTCACGCCCGACCAGGCCCAGGCGCGGCTCGACTACGTGAAGTCGCAGCTGCAGATCGGTCCGGAGCAGGAGGCGGCGTGGGAGCGCTATGCCGCCGTGGTCAGGGAGCAGGCCGCCGAGCAGCAGTCGTTCTTCGAGAACCGCATCCAGCGCATGCAGGCCGCCCGGGCCATGCCCCTGGAGGAGCGCATCAAGTTCCGCGACCAGATGATGCGCAGCCGCTTCGAGTCCCGCGACAAGACCGACAAGGCGGCCCTCGATCTCTACGGCGACCTGACCCCGGCGCAGCGGCAGACCGCCGACTGGCTGCTGGGCGGCCGCTGGTGAGCACTGCTCCGGAACCCTTGCCGGCGGGCCGAGTCCAATGAACATGTTGTCCGGACCGGCAGCATGCCGGTCCGGAACGGCCCGGATGGAGAAGGGATCCGCCCACGGTGGTGGCCGCGCCGGTCCCCGCAGCCGTCGATCGGTGCCGGAAGGGAGCCGTCTCTTACCGAGTCCTTTCACCGCACACCGCACCGGCTCGCAGCTCTGTCTCTCGATGCGCCGGCCGCGTCTTTGAGTCAACCCCCCGCGCCCTTCCGTTGCCGGCCATCACCGCTATCCGTAGCTCGGGTCGGGCGCGGGTGAGTCCGGCATGATGTCTGCACGCCGGCCTGATGGCGGGTTCGGACCGTTCTTCGGTCACGGCCTGTTTGGATTGCCGTTCTGGATTCTGGTCGTTGCATTGGCCATTCTGGTGGAGAAGGCATTGGCCGCCGGTGGTGGTCGATAACCGTTGGGCGCGCACCGCGGGTGTCCGCCTGGGGATTCTGATGAGGGAGGTTTCCCGATGTTGAGAAAGAATCTGCTTGCAACGCTGCTGTGCGCCGGCTTCATGGCCCCGGTGGCGTCGGTTCTGGCCGCAGAGGCTTCCGCACCGGCTCAGGCGGCGGGTGAGCCGCCGGTCACCGCCGGGGTGATGGGACCCGGAATGATGGGGCCTGGAATGATGGGGCCGGGCATGACGGGACCCGGTGCGATGACGCCCGGAGCGGCGGGTGCTGCAGGGGACGCCGCGGCCGATGCAGGCCAGACGCCATCCGCCCCCCTGGCCGGCGCTGGGAATGCCCTGCCCTGTATGTCGGGTCCCGGGGCCATGGGCCCGGGCATGCAGCGGGGCATGATGGGGCCATGCATGCAGCGGGGCATGGCGGGGCCGGGGATGCAGCAGGGCATGATGGGCCCGGGCATGCAGCGGGGCATGGCGGGGCCGGGCATGCAGCGGGGCATGATGGGCCCGGGCATGCAGCGGGGCATGATGGGCCCGGGCATGCAGCAGGGCATGATGGGCCCGGGCATGCAGCGGGGCATGATGGGGCCGGGCATGCAGCGGGGCATGATGGGGCCCGGGATGGGTTCCTCCGCCCTCGGGAGCGATGCGCGGGTGGTGGAGCTGCTGGAGCGCATCGATGCCCGCCTGGCCCGTATCGAGGCGGCGCTCGGCGGTTTGGGCGGCCAGTTGGGCGGACCGATGCCGCGGCCGTGAGCGGCGCCGTGGAGCAGGCCGGACCGCTCGTGGTGGAGCGCCGGCTGCGGCTCGGGGGCACGGCCGGCCCCGAGGCCGCGGCGGTGGCCGGGGAACTGGAGGGCGTCGTCGAGGCCCGCACCGGGAACGGCGGCCTGCGCATCCGCTACGATCGCGCCCGCTGCGACTTCGGGGCGCTGGTGACGGCGCTGCGGGCGGCGGGCTGCGCGGCCGAACCGGGCTGGTCCGGCCGCTGGCGCACCGCCTGGTTCCGCTACCTGGACCGCAATCTCCGTGACAGCGCGCAGGGTGGCGGGGGAGCGTGCTGCAGCGATCCCAGGGAGATCTACGCCAGCCGGCGCAAACGGTAAAACCTTGTCACGGAACGCCGCAGCGGGTGCGGCTTCCGTTATCCTCCCGGTGTGCTGCTTCACTCCTGGAGGTGCTTTCAGAGCCCCCCGAAAGCGCCAGGACAAGGCGCAGTACACTAGCTGTCGACACCCCGGGCAACGCACCCGGGGCGCGGATGGAGGAGCGCGAGATGACGTCCAGATGGATGCTGCTGTGCCTGCTCGCGGTGAGCCTGCCCGCAGCGGCCCAGGAGGAGTTCCCCGCCCGGTTCCCCGCCGAGCAGTGGTGGGACGACGGCTGGTGGGAGACGGGCCGGCTGGAAGTCCCGGAGAACCATGCCGTGACCACCCGCTGGAGCGCCTATGCCAGCGGCGAGGTGGAGGTGCCCGTCCTCATCGCCAGGCCGGAAGGCGGGGACCGCTATCCCGCCGTGCTGTTCGTGCACGGCCGCCGCGGCCTGGACGACCTGGTGCAGCGGCACGTGCGGCGCCTGGCCGCACGGGGATTCGTGGTGGCGGCCCCGGACGTCTTCTCCGGCCGCTTCATCGAGAAGCTGCCCATCGAGCACGACTACGCCCTGGAAGGGGACGTGGAGGCGGGGCTCGACTTCCTGCTCGCACTGCCCGATGCCGGCACGCGCAAGGCCTGCCTCTACTCCCATACCCGGGGCGGCTACATGAGCCTGAAGGTGGCGGTGAGCCGCGATCGCCAGCACCGCGACGTGGCCTGCTACGTCTCCTACTACCCCCACCTGCAGGATCCCAACGCGCCGGAGCCCATGCAGGTCTACCGTTACGCGCCGGAGGCGGATGCGCTGGAGATCCCGGCGCTCATCTTCATCGGCGAGAACGAGCAGTACCAGCGCCGGCGCAGCATCGAGACGGCGGTCCGCGCACTGC
Protein-coding regions in this window:
- the hslR gene encoding ribosome-associated heat shock protein Hsp15 encodes the protein MPRQKIHQRKHDHAPAGPAPERVRLDKWLWAARFFKTRALAQEAIEGGKVHYNGERSKPGRLVQEGATIEVTQDPCRRTLVVRGLDERRGPASRARQLYEETPESIAAREALAEQRRFLAASAPAPAHRPSKKDRRRIVRFTGKGE
- a CDS encoding ABC transporter ATP-binding protein, whose amino-acid sequence is METTRADIRPFPAPPPVPAATEGTPYSWARIRELVLSHRRELILANLIAVLGTLASVPIPLLMPLLVDEVLLGKPGAAVAFMDRLFPAAWHGPLLYIGAVLALTLVLRVAALGLGVWQMRQFAVMAKDITYRIRRDLLGRLQRVSMAEYEILGSGTVASHFVTDVEAIDQFLGTGLSKFLVAVLTLTGTAAILLWMHWQLALFILFLNPLVIYLTTLMGRRVKQLKKRENSAFELFQECLTETLDAIQQVRAANRERYYLGLVDRRARAIRDRAAAYTWKSEAATRLSFVVFLFGFDVFRALSMLMVLFSGLSVGEMMAVFGYLWFMMGPVQEVLGIQYAHSAASGALGRINRLFDLHEEPHYPHLRDPFSGKLTTAVRLENVSFAYGDGPPVLDGVTLAIAPGEKVALVGASGGGKTTLVQVLLGLYTPTAGRVCFDGVPVTEIGLEVVRENVATVLQHPAIFNDTVRMNLTLGREASDAALWRALEVAQLRALVERLPAGLDTQVGRQGVRLSGGQRQRLAVARMVLTDPKVVILDEATSALDTETETRLHAALREYLAGRTTLIIAHRLSAVRQADRVYVFDAGHIIEEGHHDELIRADGLYARLYGKVQE
- a CDS encoding YkgJ family cysteine cluster protein is translated as MNRKQTRTSPLVPAGEMTAENKCGFCHGSKCCTYITQHMETPRSKKDFEFLLWQISHRGVQAYKDEDGWYLLINTPCTHLEPDGRCGIYASRPQICRDYSNDFCEYDAPAEEGFELFFDGYEALLAYCRKRFRRWGA
- the yrfG gene encoding GMP/IMP nucleotidase, which encodes MIDWNPIRTVLLDMDGTLLDLHFDNHFFLEHMPRRYAEHTGLSLEEARETLLARYRQVEGTMDWYCLDYWTRELGMDVAVLKQEVEHLIQVHPHVESFLRAVRAGGRRTVLVTNAHTKSLTLKMERTRLGEDFDRIVCAHDFGVPKENPDFWPHLQTVEPFEPGSTILVDDSLAVLRSARRYGIGQLLAVRRPDSRQPLREITEFDAITSFRDIMPPSA
- the nudE gene encoding ADP compounds hydrolase NudE — its product is MRDKPQILGSRIVARSRLFQVEELDLRFANGTEVSYERLRGAGRGSVLVVPMLDADNLLLVREYAAGVHRYELGFPKGLVEPGESPLEAANREMMEEVGYGSRALEYLTSFTVAPGYLEFSTDVVLARELYEQRCPGDEPETIEVVPWRLSQAAELLMREDFTEARSIAALLLVKEKLNHGG
- the cysQ gene encoding 3'(2'),5'-bisphosphate nucleotidase CysQ produces the protein MAAEDRTSPDNCAELLDSVVSLARDAGARILAVYNRGGELDVQQKDDRSPLTEADMAAHHAIVAGLGLLTPELPVLSEESAAIPFAERAAWSRYWLVDPLDGTKEFIKRNGEFTVNIALIDGHRSVLGVVYTPVSGLTYYACRGQGAFKIEGGGEPVPIHARPRRGGTPVVVGSRSHPSEAFQHFLRAIGEHEVISMGSSLKSCLVAEGRADIYPRLGLTSEWDTAAAQCVVEEAGGALVDTGMRPLRYNTKESLLNPHFLVVGDPDYPWRKFLPAA
- a CDS encoding DUF302 domain-containing protein translates to MYGFYVTLPGPLEAVQGRVVEALKEEGFGVLTEIDVQATLKAKLGVERRPYRILGACNPALANRALEADPDIGLLLPCNVVVQEQEDGQVRVGFMDPAAVLNLVEQPGVDELAGEVRGRLERVRDRLGA
- a CDS encoding DUF411 domain-containing protein, whose product is MNGRKTLAGLLTALLLGGPGLAAAADVLVYKSPTCGCCGAWVEHMRANGFNVVTRNVEDLAPLKQRLGVSPQVASCHTAVVDGYVVEGHVPADVVEKLLSERPAVTGIAAPGMPVGSPGMEVPGQPARPYTVVSFDDQGRVREYARR
- a CDS encoding ATP-binding protein; translation: MTPLLPRSLSGRLILLIAGVLLLAQLLSAAVLLADRGTVLYQATGLASAQRIAGIVRLLDPMGPDERRRAVQALDVAPLRLTLAPVAWPPAGAEAGDSRGVFLSGVLGRLLEGRPLRVAVGEPALAALPPGRPGWGPGRGMGGMMYRHMTAAGLAPPGRAAFLAQVQLGDGTWVTFDHRLPEEIFTWPWKLLASLAILLGATVLTALLAVRWLTRPLTTLATAADELGRDMQRQPLPEDGPAEVARAARAFNRMQQRLVRFIGDRSRVLAAVSHDLKTPITRLRLRTELLADEALQEKYRGDLDEMEAMVRDTLDFMRGTDTAEATRPVDINALVETLQADAEAAGATVAVRGSAAAPYPGRPLALKRCLGNLLENGRKYGDAVEVELEEAGPELSIRVLDRGPGIPEAELERVFDPFYRLEGSRSRSTGGSGLGLGIARNIARAHGGELTLRNRPGGGLEARLTLPRPAA
- a CDS encoding response regulator; the encoded protein is MERSEQILVVDDDPEIRSLLADYLGRNGYRVATAADGRAMWPLLEQSRVDLVILDIMLPGDDGLVLCRNLRARSEVPIIMLTARGEDMDRIIGLEMGADDYLPKPFNPRELLARIKGVLRRARAARMEGFPADTRRVRFADWTLDVTGRQLVSPAGVVVPLSGGEYRLLTVFLEHPRRVLSRDQILDLCQGRDWDPFDRSIDVQVSRLRRRLGEDAREPELIKTVRGEGYILAAEVHPEH
- a CDS encoding Spy/CpxP family protein refolding chaperone, with protein sequence MKRTTKYAAVAAALGIGLAAATALQAQGPGYGYGPCGAGQAWGQGTGQQAPAGPGYGPCWNQQGMGPGMMGPGYGRGPGMMGPGYGGRGMRGPGMMGPGYGRGMTGSRGGMGAMGLTPDQAQARLDYVKSQLQIGPEQEAAWERYAAVVREQAAEQQSFFENRIQRMQAARAMPLEERIKFRDQMMRSRFESRDKTDKAALDLYGDLTPAQRQTADWLLGGRW